A stretch of the Engraulis encrasicolus isolate BLACKSEA-1 chromosome 19, IST_EnEncr_1.0, whole genome shotgun sequence genome encodes the following:
- the LOC134469877 gene encoding immunoglobulin lambda-1 light chain-like, which yields MTYKPPHAHLSPVTTCVSDEVQDSVYNIKLPLRFIFQLPNGFLLCCMEALVLTQEKTMTSALGQNVQIRCTVDSSSWTISWYQQKPGSAPNFLLADGHRASGLASRFTYTDSGYKEYLNINGVTADDEAVYYCAMHESPWTSYFGGGTKLTLSNARPQSPPELVVLAPSQALSSGDRPTVVCLAQGFYPDGATLSWSEDGKEVAATDFQTGPSQRQSDGTFSLSSVLTVQPQRWHSGRSYSCQLQHSALSRPLSKAVDNAHCS from the exons ATGACGTACAAACCTCCACATGCTCATCTCTCACCCGTCACCACCTGTGTCTCAGATGAGGTGCAGGACTCAGTGTATAACATCAAATTACCTCTACGCTTCATATTTCAACTACCCAATGGCTTTCTTCTCTGTT GTATGGAGGCTCTTGTGTTGACCCAGGAGAAAACCATGACTTCAGCACTGGGTCAAAATGTGCAGATTAGATGTACAGTGGATAGCAGTAGTTGGACAATATCCTGGTACCAGCAGAAACCAGGCAGTGCTCCAAACTTCTTGCTTGCTGATGGCCACAGGGCATCTGGTTTGGCCAGCAGATTCACCTACACGGATAGTGGATACAAAGAGTACCTGAACATCAATGGAGTCACAGCTGATGATGAAGCTGTTTACTATTGTGCTATG CATGAATCACCGTGGACTAGCTACTTCGGAGGAGGCACAAAACTAACACTGAGTAACG CCCGTCCCCAATCCCCCCCTGAGCTGGTGGTGCTGGCCCCCTCCCAGGCCCTCTCCTCTGGGGACAGGCCTACTGTGGTGTGCCTGGCTCAGGGCTTCTACCCTGATGGTGCCACCCTGAGCTGGTCAGAGGATGGCAAAGAAGTGGCGGCCACTGACTTCCAGACGGGCCCGTCTCAGCGCCAGTCTGATGGCACCTTCTCCCTCAGCAGCGTCCTGACGGTGCAGCCGCAACGCTGGCACTCTGGCCGTTCCTACAGCTGCCAGCTGCAGCACTCTGCCCTCTCCAGGCCTCTGAGCAAGGCTGTGGACAACGCTCACTGCAGCTAG